Proteins from a genomic interval of Clostridium cochlearium:
- the pstA gene encoding phosphate ABC transporter permease PstA produces MNVKTQDKIWTTVLYFISAFIVFLLICLIGYILTKGLGHISLCFLTSDPLIGEAGGGIAPQLFNSFYMLIISLLITTPISIGAGIYLAEYAKEGLILNIIRLSIETMASLPSIVVGLFGLLVFVKATGWGFTLLSGALAISILNLPSMTRISENAIRTSSKGLKEGSIALGATRWQTIKNVILPVSMPQILTGIILAGGRIFGEAAALLYTSGMSAPPLSFSLQNIFSANSPFNPMRPAETLAVYIWQVNSEGMIPDATKVGNASSAVLIIMVLIFNIMARIILNIIHRKYVGEK; encoded by the coding sequence ATGAATGTTAAAACGCAGGATAAAATTTGGACTACAGTATTATATTTTATATCAGCTTTTATAGTTTTTTTATTAATTTGTTTAATAGGATATATACTAACTAAAGGGTTAGGACATATAAGCTTATGTTTTTTAACTTCAGATCCCTTAATAGGAGAAGCTGGGGGAGGCATTGCACCACAATTATTTAATTCTTTTTATATGCTTATAATTTCTTTGCTAATAACTACACCTATAAGCATTGGAGCAGGAATTTATCTTGCAGAATATGCAAAGGAAGGACTTATTTTAAACATAATAAGATTAAGCATAGAAACCATGGCATCTCTTCCATCCATTGTAGTAGGTCTATTTGGATTACTTGTATTTGTAAAAGCTACAGGTTGGGGCTTTACTTTATTATCTGGTGCATTAGCTATAAGCATATTAAATCTGCCATCTATGACTAGAATTTCTGAAAATGCTATAAGAACTTCCTCAAAGGGATTAAAAGAAGGAAGTATTGCATTAGGTGCAACTAGATGGCAAACTATAAAAAATGTCATACTTCCTGTATCCATGCCACAAATACTTACAGGAATAATACTTGCAGGGGGAAGAATATTTGGAGAAGCAGCAGCATTATTATATACATCTGGAATGAGTGCACCACCATTATCATTTTCTTTACAAAATATTTTTTCAGCTAATTCTCCATTTAACCCTATGAGACCAGCAGAAACATTGGCAGTATATATTTGGCAAGTGAATTCGGAAGGAATGATACCAGATGCTACAAAAGTTGGAAATGCATCTTCAGCAGTACTTATAATAATGGTTCTAATATTTAATATAATGGCAAGAATTATATTAAATATAATACACAGAAAGTATGTAGGAGAAAAGTAA
- the pstB gene encoding phosphate ABC transporter ATP-binding protein PstB: MNIVKIKDLNLFYGKTQALKNINMNIEKNKVTALIGPSGCGKSTFLRSINRMNDLIENVIIDGQVVFDGKDIYKEFDEIDLRKRVGMVFQKANPFPMSIYDNVAYGPRIHGIKNKKELDIIVEKSLKKAALWDEIKDSLNKNAQGLSGGQQQRLCIARTLAIEPELILMDEPTSALDPISTSKIEELMHTLKEDYSVIIVTHNMQQAGRISDDTAFFLSGEVIEFGKTSNIFHNPQDKRTEDYITGRFG; the protein is encoded by the coding sequence ATGAATATAGTAAAGATAAAGGATTTAAACTTATTTTATGGAAAAACCCAAGCACTAAAAAATATAAACATGAATATAGAAAAAAATAAAGTAACGGCACTTATAGGTCCTTCAGGTTGCGGAAAGTCTACTTTTTTAAGAAGTATAAATAGAATGAATGATCTTATAGAAAATGTAATTATAGATGGACAGGTAGTTTTTGACGGAAAAGATATTTATAAAGAATTTGATGAAATAGATTTAAGAAAAAGAGTAGGTATGGTTTTTCAAAAAGCAAATCCCTTTCCTATGTCTATATATGACAATGTAGCCTATGGACCTAGAATACATGGAATAAAAAATAAAAAAGAATTGGATATAATAGTAGAAAAGAGCTTAAAAAAAGCAGCACTATGGGATGAGATTAAAGATAGTCTTAATAAAAATGCACAAGGTTTATCTGGAGGTCAACAACAAAGACTTTGTATAGCAAGAACATTAGCTATAGAACCTGAACTTATACTAATGGATGAACCAACTTCTGCATTAGATCCTATATCTACATCTAAAATAGAAGAATTAATGCACACTTTAAAAGAAGATTATTCAGTTATAATAGTTACACATAATATGCAGCAAGCAGGAAGAATATCTGATGATACAGCATTTTTTTTATCAGGAGAAGTAATAGAATTTGGAAAGACTTCAAATATATTTCATAATCCTCAAGACAAAAGAACAGAAGATTATATAACAGGAAGATTTGGATAA
- the der gene encoding ribosome biogenesis GTPase Der, which yields MGKPIVAIVGRPNVGKSTLFNKLAGKRIAIVEDTPGVTRDRIYAKAEWLNHNFTIIDTGGIEPESQDIIVAQMRRQAEMAIDMADVIMFIVDGKEGLAPADNEVALMLRKSKKPVVLVVNKIDRIQEEDNMYEFYNLGIGDPIAISASQALGLGDMLDKVVENFPEGYENEEDDEYIRIAFVGKPNVGKSSLINKILGEERNIVSNIPGTTRDAIDSYLERDEDKFILIDTAGLRRRSKVKEQIERYSTVRTYAAIDRADVCILLIDAEEGISEQDKKIIGYAHELNKALMVVVNKWDLIEKETNTMNKFKKELQAELSFMTYAPYIFISAKTGQRVGKVLDLAKECYTNYNKRISTGVLNDVISNAVMMKEPPIVAMNRLKIYYVTQVATKPPTFVFFVNDPKTLHFSYKRYLENHIRKSFDFTGTGIKMEFRERKE from the coding sequence ATGGGAAAACCAATAGTTGCCATAGTAGGAAGACCAAATGTAGGAAAATCTACACTATTTAATAAACTAGCAGGGAAAAGAATTGCTATAGTAGAGGATACACCAGGAGTTACAAGAGATAGAATATACGCAAAAGCAGAATGGTTAAATCACAATTTTACAATAATAGATACAGGTGGTATAGAACCAGAAAGCCAAGATATAATAGTAGCTCAAATGAGAAGACAGGCAGAAATGGCTATAGATATGGCAGATGTTATAATGTTTATAGTAGATGGTAAGGAAGGATTAGCACCAGCAGATAATGAAGTAGCATTAATGCTTAGGAAAAGTAAAAAACCAGTAGTACTAGTGGTAAATAAAATAGATAGAATACAAGAAGAAGATAATATGTACGAATTTTATAATTTAGGTATAGGAGACCCTATAGCTATATCAGCTTCTCAGGCCTTAGGATTAGGAGATATGTTAGATAAAGTAGTAGAAAACTTCCCAGAAGGCTATGAAAATGAAGAAGATGATGAATATATTAGAATAGCCTTTGTTGGAAAACCAAATGTAGGAAAATCTTCTCTTATAAATAAAATACTAGGTGAGGAAAGAAATATAGTAAGCAATATACCAGGAACTACAAGAGATGCTATAGATAGTTATTTAGAGAGAGATGAGGATAAATTTATATTAATAGATACGGCAGGACTTAGAAGAAGAAGTAAAGTAAAAGAACAAATAGAAAGATATAGTACAGTAAGAACTTATGCAGCTATAGATAGAGCAGATGTATGTATACTTTTAATAGATGCAGAAGAGGGAATAAGTGAACAAGATAAGAAAATAATAGGATATGCTCATGAGTTAAATAAAGCTCTTATGGTAGTTGTAAATAAATGGGATTTAATAGAAAAAGAAACAAATACCATGAATAAGTTTAAAAAAGAACTTCAAGCTGAACTTTCTTTTATGACTTATGCTCCTTATATTTTTATATCAGCTAAAACAGGTCAAAGAGTAGGTAAAGTTTTAGATTTAGCTAAAGAATGTTATACAAACTATAATAAGAGAATAAGTACAGGTGTTTTAAATGATGTTATAAGTAATGCTGTAATGATGAAAGAGCCGCCAATAGTAGCTATGAATAGATTAAAAATATATTATGTAACTCAAGTTGCTACAAAACCACCAACTTTTGTATTCTTTGTAAATGATCCTAAAACATTACATTTCTCCTATAAAAGATATTTGGAAAATCATATAAGAAAAAGTTTTGATTTTACAGGAACAGGAATAAAAATGGAGTTTAGAGAAAGGAAAGAGTAA
- a CDS encoding NAD(P)H-dependent glycerol-3-phosphate dehydrogenase, whose protein sequence is MTVNGVTFIGGGSFGTALAIMLAKKGYNIKMWDRKSQVVADINEKKENIKYLPNVVIPSNVEAYGNMQEALKETKYVVISVPSHAIREICKNIKNYLEEDAIIISVAKGIEEHSGKRLSQIIKEELPKNPVVILSGPSHAEEVAQDIPTTVVVTSENMEASLEVQNLFITNKFRVYTNDDIIGVEIGGAVKNIIALAAGISDGIGYGDNTKAALMTRGINEIIRIGEKLGGKRETFWGLTGMGDMIVTCTSMHSRNRRAGLLIGKGLSMEEAVEEVGMVVEGIKACKAFYELKEKLKVSMPITDALYRVLFEGEDAKYCVYELMTRDKKDE, encoded by the coding sequence ATGACAGTTAATGGTGTAACTTTTATTGGTGGAGGAAGCTTCGGTACTGCTTTAGCTATAATGTTAGCTAAAAAAGGATATAACATAAAAATGTGGGATAGAAAATCCCAAGTAGTAGCAGATATAAACGAAAAAAAAGAAAATATAAAATATCTTCCCAATGTGGTTATTCCGTCAAATGTAGAAGCCTATGGAAATATGCAAGAGGCTTTAAAGGAAACTAAATATGTGGTTATTTCTGTACCATCCCATGCTATAAGAGAAATATGTAAAAATATTAAAAACTATTTAGAAGAAGATGCTATTATAATAAGTGTGGCAAAGGGTATAGAGGAACACAGTGGAAAAAGATTATCTCAAATTATAAAAGAGGAATTACCTAAAAATCCTGTAGTAATACTTTCGGGACCAAGTCATGCAGAAGAGGTAGCACAAGATATACCAACTACTGTAGTAGTTACGTCAGAAAATATGGAAGCATCTTTAGAAGTACAAAATTTATTTATTACAAATAAGTTTAGAGTATATACTAACGATGATATAATAGGCGTTGAAATAGGTGGAGCAGTAAAAAATATAATTGCTCTAGCGGCAGGTATATCTGATGGAATAGGATATGGAGATAATACCAAAGCTGCTCTTATGACAAGGGGAATAAATGAAATAATAAGAATTGGAGAAAAGTTAGGAGGAAAAAGGGAAACCTTTTGGGGACTAACAGGTATGGGAGACATGATAGTAACCTGTACTAGTATGCACAGTAGAAATAGAAGAGCTGGTCTTTTAATAGGAAAAGGTTTATCTATGGAAGAGGCTGTAGAAGAAGTAGGTATGGTAGTAGAAGGTATAAAAGCTTGTAAGGCTTTCTATGAGTTAAAAGAAAAGTTAAAAGTTTCTATGCCAATAACAGATGCTCTGTATAGGGTACTATTTGAGGGTGAAGATGCTAAATACTGTGTATATGAATTGATGACTAGAGATAAAAAAGATGAATAA
- the pstC gene encoding phosphate ABC transporter permease subunit PstC, with protein sequence MEKILISNKLNINKTKLFTKLKNEYIGRIFSTLCGIFMVTITFLIIFFIFSKGIKIFLEDGYSLKEFIFSSNWNPDGENPRFGSSIFIIGSILVSTGAILISTPISIALAIFMNYISPKLGKNFLKPALELFVGIPSVVYGWIGIVLLIPIIKRNFGGLGFSLFAGMIVLSIMILPTIASISSDAIKSIPKDYVEASLALGATRWQTITKVILPSAKSGIFTSVVLGLARAFGEALAVQMVIGNTIKLPKGVLEPTTTLTSILTMDMANTVSGTPWNNALWALASILLFISFMFIIFIRIIGRRSELK encoded by the coding sequence ATGGAAAAAATCTTAATAAGTAATAAACTTAATATAAATAAAACAAAACTATTTACAAAATTAAAAAATGAATATATAGGAAGAATATTTTCTACACTATGCGGAATATTTATGGTAACCATAACCTTTTTAATAATATTCTTTATATTTTCAAAAGGTATAAAAATATTCTTGGAGGATGGATATTCACTAAAAGAATTTATATTCTCCTCTAATTGGAATCCAGATGGAGAAAATCCGCGCTTTGGTTCTTCTATATTTATAATAGGATCCATTTTAGTATCTACGGGTGCTATTTTGATATCTACTCCAATTAGTATAGCTTTAGCCATTTTCATGAATTATATATCACCTAAATTAGGTAAGAATTTTCTTAAACCAGCATTAGAACTATTTGTAGGAATACCCTCAGTAGTATATGGATGGATAGGAATAGTTCTATTAATCCCTATTATAAAAAGAAACTTTGGAGGATTAGGATTTAGTTTATTTGCAGGGATGATTGTTTTATCAATAATGATACTTCCAACTATAGCAAGTATATCCTCAGACGCTATAAAATCCATACCTAAAGATTATGTAGAAGCATCTTTAGCATTAGGTGCAACTAGATGGCAAACTATTACAAAGGTTATACTGCCTTCTGCTAAAAGTGGAATATTTACCTCTGTAGTTTTAGGATTAGCAAGAGCCTTTGGAGAAGCATTAGCGGTGCAAATGGTTATAGGGAACACTATAAAACTGCCTAAAGGTGTATTAGAGCCTACTACAACCCTTACATCTATACTAACTATGGATATGGCAAATACAGTATCAGGAACTCCTTGGAATAATGCATTATGGGCATTAGCATCTATACTACTATTTATTTCTTTTATGTTTATTATATTTATAAGAATTATAGGTAGAAGGAGTGAATTAAAATAA